From a single Intestinibaculum porci genomic region:
- a CDS encoding fibronectin type III domain-containing protein, with amino-acid sequence MKKVLTILMSMMLVMGISSPKVKAAMTTPSEEEIIQELKTHYVHHGKETTYTQDYTKKDTKTTYTLADIGQLSDDTKNNALTYLNNYRYITGLPQVGYNSQLDQSTQAGVYLNYLSDSLSHMPAQSSVMSRELYEAGTDGTTSCNLAAGTLLTGSVYIWLDDSDDSNINDLGHRRWLLNPTLKNVAFGAAGGISAVNVMDYDRKAQKQDYAYPPREMPIELWGGDYCAWNYSFADEIDDNIAVTLTRKTSGAHLPPETWTFSKTSDQNDPHSGKFVINHETYGHEDAVIFRPNNIKYSSGDVFHVSISGSRSVEYDVHFFDGYRADSIILNTHNITLKKGDNTELKVTNIPENSSEDAYVWSSSNDQIAYYDQGTVYATGYGQATLTCQTHYGLTATCQVTVINPKDCPHNKDKWEIITDATCTRAGKKEKNCSICGAHLTKKIPPTGHKWSKAYIIKKATKKHKGKKLYYCENCFKKRYVTYALSELTIKAKMQKKGKVIVSWTKQKGIKKYRLAYRIKGTKKWSYKMIKGNTYTFKKLKAKTYSFKVQTVNGKKKGRWSSSLSVKIKG; translated from the coding sequence ATGAAGAAAGTACTAACAATACTTATGAGTATGATGCTTGTGATGGGTATTTCATCACCAAAAGTAAAAGCCGCTATGACTACGCCAAGTGAAGAAGAGATTATTCAAGAATTGAAGACTCATTATGTGCATCATGGGAAAGAGACGACGTATACGCAGGATTATACGAAAAAGGATACAAAAACAACTTACACCCTAGCCGATATTGGTCAGCTTTCTGATGATACAAAAAATAACGCACTTACATATCTCAATAATTATCGCTATATTACGGGCTTGCCGCAGGTTGGCTATAATAGTCAATTAGATCAAAGCACACAGGCTGGTGTGTATCTGAACTATTTAAGTGATTCCTTATCCCACATGCCTGCTCAAAGTAGTGTGATGAGCCGAGAACTCTATGAAGCGGGAACGGATGGCACAACATCTTGTAATTTAGCAGCTGGTACGCTTTTAACGGGTTCAGTTTATATCTGGCTGGATGATTCTGACGATTCGAATATTAATGATCTTGGTCATCGGCGCTGGTTATTAAATCCTACGCTTAAGAATGTGGCTTTTGGCGCTGCTGGGGGAATTTCAGCTGTAAACGTGATGGATTATGATCGGAAAGCACAAAAGCAGGATTATGCCTATCCACCGCGAGAAATGCCAATTGAATTATGGGGTGGTGATTATTGTGCTTGGAATTATAGTTTTGCGGATGAAATCGATGATAATATTGCCGTCACTTTAACAAGGAAGACATCAGGTGCTCATTTACCACCGGAAACATGGACTTTCAGTAAGACATCTGATCAGAATGATCCCCATTCCGGAAAATTTGTAATAAATCATGAAACGTATGGTCATGAAGATGCCGTGATCTTTAGACCAAATAATATCAAGTATTCATCTGGAGATGTTTTTCATGTTTCGATTAGCGGCAGTCGCTCGGTTGAATATGATGTGCATTTTTTTGATGGTTATCGCGCAGATTCTATTATTCTTAATACCCATAATATAACGTTGAAGAAAGGCGATAATACCGAGCTTAAGGTGACAAATATACCGGAAAACAGCTCTGAGGATGCTTATGTCTGGAGCTCTTCTAATGATCAGATTGCCTATTATGATCAAGGGACAGTTTATGCGACAGGTTACGGTCAGGCTACATTAACATGTCAAACCCACTATGGGTTAACCGCAACTTGTCAGGTGACGGTTATTAATCCAAAGGATTGCCCTCACAATAAAGACAAGTGGGAGATTATCACCGATGCAACTTGTACTAGAGCAGGGAAGAAAGAAAAGAATTGTTCCATTTGCGGTGCCCATTTGACAAAAAAGATTCCACCAACAGGTCATAAATGGAGCAAAGCATACATTATCAAAAAAGCTACAAAGAAACATAAAGGGAAAAAGCTTTATTATTGTGAAAACTGCTTTAAGAAACGCTATGTAACGTATGCATTAAGTGAACTCACAATTAAGGCAAAGATGCAAAAGAAGGGAAAAGTGATAGTATCCTGGACAAAACAGAAAGGGATCAAAAAGTACCGTTTAGCGTATCGTATCAAAGGGACTAAAAAGTGGTCTTATAAGATGATTAAAGGGAATACCTATACCTTTAAGAAACTGAAAGCAAAAACTTATAGTTTTAAAGTGCAAACGGTTAACGGTAAGAAGAAGGGACGCTGGTCATCGTCTCTAAGTGTTAAAATAAAAGGATGA
- a CDS encoding NAD(P)-dependent oxidoreductase — translation MRIGFIGLGVMGSGMVKNLMKHGYEVYGFTRTKAKAEPLIKDGMHYDEDRQHLAQNSDVVITMVGFPQDVEDVYLSEDGLLNNMKEGTYVIDMTTSSPDLAMKIYEAAKKKGIHALDAPVSGGDSGAQAGTLSIMVGGDQADFEAMHPLFEAMGSTIIHEGAAGFGQHTKMANQIAIAGTLAGTAEAISYAKAAGLDLNLMMDTITKGAAGSWQLENLGRKMLADDYNPGFYIKHFIKDMKIADQEALSRHLTLKVLETVLSMDESLKERYGDLGTQALIKYYEDKQ, via the coding sequence ATGCGCATTGGATTTATTGGCTTAGGAGTCATGGGATCTGGCATGGTAAAAAATTTGATGAAACATGGCTATGAGGTCTATGGCTTTACACGGACAAAAGCGAAGGCAGAGCCCTTAATCAAAGATGGCATGCATTATGATGAAGATCGTCAACATCTCGCACAAAATAGTGATGTGGTGATCACCATGGTGGGTTTCCCACAGGATGTGGAAGATGTTTATTTAAGTGAGGATGGCCTTTTAAATAATATGAAAGAGGGCACTTATGTTATTGATATGACGACCTCATCACCCGATTTAGCCATGAAAATTTATGAAGCTGCCAAGAAGAAAGGTATTCATGCTTTAGATGCGCCGGTTTCCGGCGGCGACAGCGGTGCTCAGGCTGGCACTTTATCGATTATGGTCGGCGGTGATCAGGCGGATTTTGAAGCGATGCATCCGCTTTTTGAAGCGATGGGCAGCACGATTATTCATGAAGGAGCAGCTGGCTTTGGCCAGCATACAAAGATGGCTAATCAGATTGCCATTGCCGGCACATTAGCCGGGACAGCGGAAGCGATCAGCTATGCGAAGGCTGCTGGTTTAGATTTAAATTTGATGATGGATACTATCACCAAAGGGGCTGCTGGCAGCTGGCAGTTAGAAAACTTAGGACGCAAGATGTTAGCGGATGATTATAATCCTGGCTTCTATATCAAACACTTTATTAAAGATATGAAGATTGCTGATCAGGAAGCATTATCTCGGCATCTGACTTTAAAAGTCTTAGAAACCGTTTTATCAATGGATGAGTCATTAAAAGAGCGTTATGGGGACTTAGGAACTCAGGCGTTAATTAAATATTACGAGGACAAACAATGA
- a CDS encoding TetR/AcrR family transcriptional regulator C-terminal domain-containing protein: MDTRYIFAESIKDLMNHQALDKITVKDIVKRSGMTRQTFYRHFKDKYDLVNWYFERLADKSFLQIGASETLYEGLTKKFSFLLHDQVFFTEAFKSKDYNNVENYDYKCIYEFYKGIIEKKLQSPIPQDIDFLLQMYCHGSITMTVEWAVSGMTTSPEVMAKQLIEALPPKLAYYLKDLN; encoded by the coding sequence ATGGATACAAGATATATATTTGCCGAAAGTATAAAAGACCTGATGAATCATCAGGCTTTAGATAAAATCACAGTCAAAGATATTGTGAAACGTTCAGGGATGACCAGACAAACCTTTTATCGTCATTTCAAAGATAAATATGATTTAGTCAACTGGTATTTTGAACGTTTAGCTGATAAGTCCTTTCTGCAGATTGGGGCTTCAGAAACGCTCTATGAAGGTCTGACTAAGAAGTTCTCCTTCTTATTGCATGATCAGGTCTTCTTTACCGAAGCTTTTAAATCTAAGGATTATAACAATGTCGAAAACTATGATTATAAATGTATTTATGAATTCTATAAGGGTATTATTGAAAAGAAATTACAATCTCCGATCCCTCAGGATATCGATTTCCTTTTACAAATGTACTGTCATGGTTCTATTACCATGACGGTCGAATGGGCTGTTTCCGGCATGACCACTTCACCGGAAGTGATGGCCAAACAGTTAATCGAAGCCTTACCTCCGAAACTAGCTTATTATTTAAAGGATCTCAATTAA
- a CDS encoding IS1634 family transposase, with product MKLYYDKRLKDPTYYVQEGIRNGKKTTTRNVKKLGKHSELLMVTDDPVSYCRNVIQKMNEDARSGKREYTLTVDFNQRVTGPDDSRISRSLSSNIGYFYLQYIYNMLELDGFFRNLQEKSKAKYDFNSVNRFLTFGRILDPHSKYGTYDRLNAYYENPQIEYHHFLRFLDLIAENQEDYLAHLYKKSQNLIKRDMSVVYYDCTNYFFECEQADDDEIDPETGEVTKGLRRYGVSKENRPNPIVEMGLLMDKRGIPISMCLDPGNTSEQETATPLEEQVIKTMGNSKFIYCADAGLGSYNIRKFNSMGGRAFIVTQSVKKLSDALQTAVFNDCDYRNLSDDNPVSIEELKTFKYDKNSELNRARYESTAYKVLNADKEDIFLGYYEMKKCKNGKIRKVKAKGTLKQIVIVTFSRKMMDYQRKVRQRQIDRAKKLISSGDPEKIKKGPNDVRRFIKNKNKTKSAYIIDEEQIRKEEQYDGYYAVATNLVLDPVKDILDISHKRYQIEDCFRIMKTTFKARPVYVYNPNRIRAHFLTCFTALLVYRLLECMLDDQGTHVTVEELIETLKNMNVVNEHDVYYSATYTSSYTLKALEQLTELGLDFQYYKPKDLNKILRKISKKFLKRQSHTTKN from the coding sequence ATGAAGCTCTACTACGACAAGCGTCTTAAGGATCCCACATACTATGTCCAGGAGGGAATCAGAAACGGCAAAAAGACGACCACCCGCAATGTAAAAAAGCTCGGCAAACATTCAGAACTTCTGATGGTCACCGATGATCCGGTATCCTACTGCAGAAATGTAATACAAAAAATGAATGAGGATGCGAGATCCGGAAAGCGGGAATACACACTGACGGTCGACTTCAATCAGCGAGTGACAGGACCCGATGATAGCCGGATAAGCCGCTCACTGTCATCCAACATCGGATACTTCTACCTTCAGTACATTTATAATATGCTTGAACTGGACGGCTTTTTTAGAAATCTTCAGGAAAAGTCCAAGGCGAAATATGACTTTAATTCTGTTAACAGATTTCTTACCTTTGGCAGAATCCTTGATCCTCACAGCAAGTATGGCACCTATGACCGCCTTAATGCCTACTATGAGAATCCTCAGATTGAGTACCATCATTTTCTCCGCTTTCTCGATTTAATTGCAGAAAACCAGGAGGACTACCTTGCGCATCTTTATAAAAAATCACAGAATCTCATAAAGAGAGACATGTCTGTCGTCTACTATGACTGCACAAATTACTTTTTTGAATGCGAACAGGCTGACGATGATGAGATTGATCCGGAAACGGGCGAAGTTACAAAGGGGCTAAGACGCTACGGCGTCAGCAAGGAAAACAGGCCTAATCCTATCGTTGAAATGGGACTTTTAATGGACAAGAGAGGAATTCCTATTTCTATGTGCCTGGATCCTGGCAATACCAGCGAGCAGGAAACGGCCACCCCGCTGGAGGAGCAGGTCATTAAGACCATGGGTAACAGTAAATTCATATACTGTGCCGATGCCGGTCTGGGTTCATACAATATCCGCAAATTTAATTCAATGGGCGGCCGAGCTTTTATTGTCACGCAGTCAGTCAAGAAGCTGTCTGATGCTCTTCAGACTGCTGTATTCAACGACTGTGACTACAGAAATCTCAGTGATGACAATCCAGTGTCAATTGAGGAGCTAAAAACCTTTAAATATGACAAAAACAGCGAACTGAACAGAGCACGCTATGAATCTACAGCCTATAAAGTTTTAAATGCTGACAAGGAGGACATCTTTCTTGGTTATTATGAGATGAAAAAATGCAAAAATGGTAAGATCAGGAAAGTAAAAGCAAAAGGCACTTTAAAGCAGATCGTCATTGTTACGTTCTCGAGAAAAATGATGGACTATCAGAGAAAAGTTCGTCAGAGACAGATTGACAGAGCTAAAAAGCTCATCTCTTCAGGTGATCCGGAGAAGATCAAGAAGGGACCCAATGACGTAAGAAGGTTTATCAAAAATAAAAATAAGACAAAGTCAGCTTATATTATAGATGAGGAGCAGATTCGAAAAGAAGAGCAGTATGACGGCTATTATGCAGTAGCGACAAATCTTGTTCTTGATCCGGTCAAGGATATTCTTGACATATCACATAAGAGATACCAGATTGAGGACTGCTTTAGAATAATGAAGACTACCTTCAAAGCTCGTCCTGTCTATGTATATAATCCCAACAGAATTAGAGCGCATTTTTTAACGTGCTTCACCGCCCTGCTAGTATACAGACTGTTAGAATGCATGCTTGATGATCAGGGAACACATGTAACAGTAGAAGAGTTGATAGAAACATTAAAAAACATGAATGTGGTGAATGAGCATGATGTTTATTATAGTGCAACATACACTTCAAGCTATACGCTAAAGGCTCTCGAGCAGCTAACAGAGCTGGGGCTTGACTTTCAGTACTACAAGCCAAAGGACCTGAATAAAATTTTAAGAAAAATTTCAAAAAAATTTTTAAAGAGGCAATCACATACAACAAAAAATTGA
- a CDS encoding glycerol dehydrogenase — translation MKRLRAMREPLKYVQGKDAVKHFYEEMNYMGKRWLFICSNSGYKACHNGIEESFGNEEDFRHYEVFGGISSKGEVAKFQKIVEDEHIDTVVGVGGGSAVDTAKATAFYTHTHVVIIPTVAATDAPCTGLSVIYNDDGSFDKYLFYPTNPDAVLVDTQVIANAPVRFLVAGLGDALGTYFEGRASIQTESPSLEGTGITRVGMAIAKECYKTLRNYGKQAIVACENNVVTPALEAIVEANVYMSGVGADNVNCAAAHSFYNGLTSLGGHSAPHGNCVAFGTLVQLILEGATKEEFEDVQGFCLEVGLPVTLEELGITTKEQIETIAKNACVPGETIHNLAGDVTPDELYAAIVAADALGKAVKK, via the coding sequence ATGAAAAGATTAAGAGCTATGAGAGAACCGCTCAAATATGTACAAGGAAAGGATGCCGTTAAACATTTCTATGAAGAAATGAACTACATGGGCAAACGCTGGTTATTTATATGTTCTAACAGTGGGTATAAAGCATGCCATAATGGTATTGAAGAAAGCTTTGGCAACGAAGAAGATTTTCGTCATTATGAAGTCTTTGGCGGCATTTCTTCCAAAGGAGAAGTTGCAAAATTCCAGAAGATCGTCGAAGATGAACACATCGATACCGTTGTCGGCGTGGGCGGCGGAAGCGCTGTAGATACCGCTAAAGCCACCGCCTTCTACACTCACACGCATGTGGTGATCATTCCTACCGTTGCAGCGACGGATGCACCATGTACCGGTTTATCCGTTATTTATAATGATGATGGCAGCTTTGACAAATATTTATTTTATCCCACCAACCCAGATGCTGTTTTAGTTGATACCCAGGTCATCGCTAACGCTCCCGTACGTTTCTTAGTTGCTGGTTTAGGTGATGCCTTAGGCACTTACTTCGAAGGTCGCGCTTCTATTCAGACCGAGTCTCCTTCTCTAGAAGGCACTGGTATTACCCGTGTTGGTATGGCGATTGCGAAAGAATGTTACAAAACATTACGTAACTATGGTAAACAGGCGATTGTCGCTTGTGAAAACAACGTCGTTACTCCAGCTTTAGAAGCCATCGTTGAAGCGAATGTTTATATGTCTGGGGTCGGCGCTGATAATGTTAACTGCGCGGCAGCACATTCCTTCTATAATGGGTTAACTTCTTTAGGTGGCCATAGTGCTCCACACGGTAACTGTGTTGCCTTCGGTACACTTGTGCAATTAATTCTTGAAGGTGCTACTAAAGAAGAATTTGAAGATGTCCAGGGCTTCTGCTTAGAAGTTGGCTTACCAGTTACCTTAGAGGAATTAGGGATCACTACGAAAGAGCAGATTGAAACCATCGCTAAGAATGCCTGCGTTCCCGGAGAAACCATCCATAACTTAGCTGGTGATGTGACACCTGATGAATTATATGCAGCCATTGTAGCTGCGGATGCTTTAGGCAAAGCTGTTAAGAAATAA
- a CDS encoding SPOR domain-containing protein has translation MRKIIICITCLLMMGCLSLGKVRAQSSHESFYGVWVSASKSKKVALSELRKVKARGFKKARIYQTNDWSNLNVEHYYAISINRYPNKAQARRSLKKVKRYYPGAYVKFTGFNLIYHSPCPYSIMHLAF, from the coding sequence ATGAGGAAAATAATAATTTGTATCACATGTCTATTGATGATGGGATGTTTAAGTTTAGGGAAAGTCAGAGCACAGTCTTCTCACGAATCATTTTATGGGGTATGGGTATCCGCTTCGAAGAGTAAAAAAGTGGCTTTGTCTGAGTTAAGAAAGGTGAAAGCCCGTGGCTTCAAGAAAGCGCGCATTTATCAAACAAACGACTGGTCCAATCTTAATGTTGAACACTACTACGCTATTTCGATCAACAGATACCCAAACAAAGCACAGGCACGGCGCTCTTTAAAGAAAGTCAAAAGATATTACCCTGGTGCTTACGTTAAGTTTACCGGCTTCAATCTGATCTATCATTCCCCTTGTCCTTACAGCATCATGCATTTAGCTTTTTAG
- a CDS encoding DUF1653 domain-containing protein, translating into MRGPFQPGDIVAHFKRETVTDGSDTYLYRIIGVATHSETREKMMVYQALYGDFGAYVRPYDMFMSEVDHEKYPDIKQKYRFEKLTQDEEDHH; encoded by the coding sequence ATGAGAGGACCATTTCAGCCGGGCGACATTGTCGCTCATTTTAAAAGAGAAACTGTAACGGATGGCAGTGATACTTATCTTTACCGAATTATCGGTGTGGCCACCCACAGTGAAACAAGAGAAAAAATGATGGTCTATCAGGCTCTTTATGGCGATTTTGGAGCTTATGTTAGACCTTATGATATGTTCATGAGTGAAGTGGATCATGAAAAATATCCCGATATTAAACAAAAATACCGCTTCGAAAAATTAACTCAAGACGAGGAAGATCACCACTAA
- a CDS encoding ABC transporter ATP-binding protein — MHKKRKFFGLVDLYPYIRKYTKLIIIMVILGIGSSIFDSIYPLFNRYALNHYIGKHTLDTLPYFMALYIIILVIQVIDNFISTYICAKVELGIGRDLKNASFNHLQTLSFSYFNTNNVGYIHARVMSDTDRIGTFMTWRIMDFVWNASYIVAVFIVMMMINWKLACLLLILLPIATVLISFFQRRLIHLNRQIREINSTITGDFNEGITGAKTIKTLVVEDKIAHDFRKDTKEMRQTSIHATHYSALFTASITIMSAIALAIVLDRGGMLTKQGLMAIGTLSVFMTYALNMIEPIQYIVEVFSALIQVQANIERFMTLMETESDVKDTPAVIEKYGDTFHPHYENWEDLHGDVEFKDVSFKYPDGEEMVLEHFNLKVPQGTNVAIVGETGAGKSTLVNLVCRFFEPISGQILIDGRDAKERSQLWLHSHLGYVLQTPHLFSGSVRDNLRYAKPDATDEDIWKAIDLVSARSVVDHMGHGLDSEVGEGGDLLSTGEKQLLSFARAILANPAILVLDEATSSIDTVTEKAIQDAIQTVIKGRTSFMIAHRLSTVVDADVILVVRDGKIVEQGNHQGLMAQKGYYYKLYTRQYEDDATIKAL, encoded by the coding sequence ATGCATAAGAAAAGAAAATTCTTTGGTTTAGTGGATCTTTATCCTTATATCAGAAAATATACCAAGCTTATTATCATCATGGTGATCCTCGGTATTGGTTCATCCATCTTTGATAGTATTTATCCTTTGTTTAACCGTTATGCATTAAACCATTATATTGGGAAACATACCTTAGATACTTTGCCATACTTTATGGCGCTTTATATCATCATCTTAGTGATTCAGGTCATTGATAACTTTATCTCTACTTATATCTGTGCCAAAGTGGAATTAGGTATTGGCCGTGATTTAAAGAATGCCTCTTTTAATCATTTACAGACCTTATCATTCTCTTATTTCAATACCAACAATGTGGGTTATATCCATGCCAGAGTGATGAGTGATACCGATCGTATCGGGACTTTTATGACCTGGCGAATTATGGACTTTGTCTGGAATGCCTCTTACATTGTGGCGGTCTTTATTGTCATGATGATGATCAATTGGAAGTTAGCCTGTCTGTTACTTATCTTATTGCCGATTGCTACTGTATTAATCAGTTTCTTTCAGCGTCGTCTGATTCACTTAAACAGACAAATACGAGAAATTAACTCTACAATTACGGGTGATTTTAATGAAGGCATTACTGGCGCGAAAACGATTAAAACCTTAGTCGTTGAAGATAAGATAGCGCATGACTTTAGAAAAGATACCAAAGAGATGCGTCAGACCAGTATTCATGCCACCCATTATTCTGCATTATTTACTGCCTCTATTACCATTATGTCAGCCATCGCTTTGGCTATTGTCTTAGATCGCGGCGGAATGCTCACAAAGCAGGGGTTAATGGCGATTGGGACCTTATCTGTCTTTATGACATATGCCCTTAATATGATTGAACCAATTCAGTATATCGTAGAAGTTTTTAGTGCTTTAATTCAGGTGCAAGCCAATATTGAACGTTTTATGACCTTAATGGAAACTGAAAGTGATGTCAAAGATACGCCAGCTGTTATTGAAAAATATGGTGATACATTCCATCCTCACTATGAAAATTGGGAAGATCTTCATGGTGATGTCGAATTCAAAGATGTCTCATTCAAATATCCCGATGGTGAGGAAATGGTTTTAGAACATTTCAATTTGAAAGTGCCGCAAGGGACGAATGTGGCGATTGTTGGAGAAACAGGGGCAGGCAAATCGACATTGGTCAACTTAGTCTGTCGTTTCTTTGAACCAATATCCGGGCAAATTCTTATTGACGGCAGAGATGCGAAAGAACGTTCACAGTTATGGCTGCATAGTCATTTAGGCTATGTCTTACAGACGCCGCATTTATTTTCCGGCAGTGTGCGTGATAACTTACGCTATGCTAAACCTGATGCCACGGATGAAGACATCTGGAAAGCTATTGATTTAGTTTCTGCTCGTAGTGTTGTTGATCATATGGGACACGGTTTAGATAGTGAAGTGGGAGAAGGGGGAGATTTACTCTCCACTGGTGAAAAACAGTTATTATCCTTTGCTCGTGCCATTCTGGCCAATCCAGCCATCTTAGTCTTAGATGAAGCCACTTCATCGATTGATACGGTTACCGAAAAAGCCATTCAGGATGCGATTCAAACCGTCATCAAAGGTCGTACATCCTTTATGATCGCCCATCGTTTATCAACGGTTGTTGATGCCGATGTCATTTTAGTCGTGCGTGATGGCAAGATTGTCGAACAAGGCAATCATCAAGGCTTAATGGCTCAAAAGGGTTACTATTATAAGCTTTATACCCGTCAGTATGAAGACGATGCTACTATAAAGGCCTTATAA
- a CDS encoding ABC transporter ATP-binding protein, translating into MEKEKFPTKLKLVLYFLQGSKKYFFLSIIFAILSSLFDLINPKIIGFTVDAIIGDAPKKLPAFLSSFLSIDMLKGNLLLVAALVMLVALIGAICRYLFSLMNSTGAETLVMTMRNRLFEHIEHLPFAWYVKNPTGDLIQRCTNDVEMVKNFLSEQLTGMFRIIVMLVIGLTFMSSISVKLMLVALVFLPIIVLYSLFFHNKLAATFAVADEEEGNLSSIAQENLTGVRVVRAFGRERYEKARFEKQNDIYTAAYMKLSALMSAFRSIGEGISGLQVFVIVVLGTLAVYHGEMTPGNFIAFISYNAMLVWPIRRLGRVISEMSRAGVSIDRIRYIMNAQEEVNIAQPLKPDMHQDIIFDHVTFRYDEQGPDIIKDVSFAIEKGSTIGILGGTGSGKSTLMYLLDRLYPVTKGKITIGGVDIRDIDSDYLRSNIGLVLQEPYLFSRSLKDNIAIANDKAQFADIEEASRIASLDHAINHFKHGYDTFVGERGVTLSGGQKQRTAIAQMVIQHAPVMIFDDSLSALDAETDAKIRHALKTATGQATVILISHRITTLMNADQILVLNHGKIAEVGTHEELYKQNGIYKKICDIQNIGGRHA; encoded by the coding sequence ATGGAAAAAGAAAAATTTCCTACCAAACTTAAACTGGTACTCTATTTTCTGCAGGGCAGTAAGAAATATTTCTTCTTAAGTATTATCTTTGCAATTTTGTCATCATTATTTGATCTCATCAATCCAAAGATTATCGGCTTTACCGTCGATGCGATCATCGGTGATGCTCCCAAGAAACTGCCAGCCTTTTTATCTTCATTTCTATCTATTGATATGTTGAAGGGGAACTTATTATTAGTTGCTGCTTTAGTCATGCTGGTCGCTTTGATTGGCGCTATCTGCCGTTACTTATTCTCATTAATGAACAGTACTGGCGCCGAGACATTAGTCATGACGATGCGTAATCGCTTGTTTGAACATATTGAACATTTGCCTTTTGCCTGGTATGTCAAGAATCCAACCGGTGATCTGATCCAGCGCTGTACCAATGATGTGGAAATGGTCAAAAACTTCTTATCAGAACAGTTAACCGGCATGTTTAGAATTATTGTCATGCTCGTGATCGGTCTCACCTTTATGTCAAGTATCTCAGTAAAACTCATGCTTGTAGCCTTAGTGTTCTTACCAATTATTGTGCTTTATTCATTATTTTTCCACAATAAGTTAGCGGCTACCTTTGCGGTAGCGGATGAAGAAGAAGGGAACCTTTCTTCGATCGCTCAGGAAAACTTAACCGGTGTGCGTGTGGTCCGGGCTTTTGGCCGCGAGCGTTATGAAAAAGCCCGTTTTGAAAAACAAAATGATATTTATACGGCTGCCTATATGAAGTTATCAGCGTTAATGAGTGCTTTCAGGTCAATTGGTGAGGGCATCTCTGGATTGCAGGTTTTTGTCATTGTGGTTTTAGGCACTTTAGCTGTTTATCATGGCGAAATGACACCAGGTAACTTTATTGCCTTTATATCATATAATGCGATGTTAGTTTGGCCAATTCGTCGATTAGGGCGTGTGATTTCAGAAATGTCGCGCGCCGGAGTTTCCATTGATCGTATTCGTTATATTATGAATGCCCAGGAAGAAGTCAATATTGCGCAGCCATTAAAACCGGATATGCATCAGGATATTATCTTTGATCATGTGACCTTCCGTTATGATGAGCAAGGACCAGATATTATTAAAGATGTCTCATTTGCCATTGAAAAAGGCTCGACCATCGGTATCTTAGGTGGTACGGGTTCAGGAAAGTCAACATTGATGTATTTGCTGGATCGTCTTTATCCGGTTACGAAGGGTAAGATTACCATTGGCGGCGTCGATATCAGAGATATAGACTCTGATTATTTACGTTCCAATATTGGTTTAGTCTTACAGGAACCTTATCTCTTCTCACGCAGTCTGAAAGACAATATTGCGATTGCGAATGACAAAGCGCAGTTTGCCGACATTGAAGAAGCTTCAAGAATTGCCTCTTTAGATCATGCCATTAATCATTTCAAACATGGTTATGATACCTTTGTTGGGGAACGCGGGGTCACTTTATCTGGCGGGCAAAAGCAGAGAACAGCGATTGCCCAAATGGTGATCCAGCATGCCCCAGTAATGATTTTTGATGATTCCTTATCCGCTTTAGATGCAGAAACGGACGCAAAGATTCGTCATGCTTTAAAAACCGCGACGGGGCAAGCCACTGTCATTCTTATTAGTCATCGTATTACAACCTTAATGAATGCGGATCAGATCTTAGTCCTTAATCATGGCAAGATTGCGGAAGTAGGCACGCATGAAGAGCTGTATAAACAAAATGGGATCTATAAAAAGATCTGTGATATTCAGAATATAGGAGGTCGCCATGCATAA